The genomic window CGACTGGATGCAGCCGCGCCAGATCTCGCCGAGGAAGGCGCTGGCATTGATCGCCATCGCGAGCGCAGCGGCCAGCAGCGCCGGCACCGAGCCGATGCCCGCGATGTTGGGACCAAAGAAGCACAGCCCCATGAGCACCAGCAGCGGCGTGCCCTGGATCACCTGGATCCAGGCCGCGGCGGCCAGCCGCACGGGCCGCGCCGGCGACACGCGCGCCAGCGCCACGCCCAGTCCGGTCAGGCCACCGGCCAGGATGGTCAGCGCCGACAGCATCAGCGTGCCGAGCGCGCCCTGCAGCAGGTACAGAAATTGCTGGTGGTTCATGGCCGCGGCATCCTCGTCACAGCGGCGTGCCGAGCTTGCGCCGGCGCGTGAACACGATCTGGCCCAGCAGCCAGAAACCGGCCCGCATCAGATACGACAGCCCGAGGTACAGCACCCACAGCACGACGAAGATCTCGAAGTTGCGGAAGGTGTCGGACTGGATGCGGCTGGCGATGCCCAGCAACTCCTCGGCGCCGACCGAGGACATGATGCTGGTGGCCAGCATGAGCAGCACGAACTGGCTGGTCAGCGCCGGATAGACCCGCTCCACCGCCGGGCGCAGCACCACGTGCCAAAACACCTGCGGCGACGACAGACCCAGGCACTCGGCGGCCTCGATCTGCCCCTTGTGCACCGACTCGATGCCGGCGCGGATGATCTCGCAGGTGTAGGCCCCGATGTTGACCACCAGCGCCAGTACGGCGCCAGCCAGGATCGGCATCGTCAAGCCGATGCTGGACAGGCCGAAGATCAGGAAGTAGCTCTGGATCAGCAACGGCGTGTTGCGGATGGCTTCCACATAGGCGCCCACCGCCCGGCGCAGCCAGGCATGGCGGCTGCCGCTTCCTACGGCGCACAGCGTGCCCAGCACGAAGCCAAGCACCGTGGCCAGAAACGAGAGCTGCACCGTCACCCAGACGCCCTCAAGCAGCAGCGGCCACTGCGCCAGCACGGAGGCAAAGTCAAACTGGTATTTCACCGGTTCACCCAGGTGCGGTTGGTTTGGAACCTTCGTGCCGTCACGTCAGCGCCGGAAAGCCACCACATCCTGGCGCTGCTCGCCCAAACCGTCGATGCCCAGCGTCATCACATCACCCTTCTTCAGGTACAGCGGCGGCTTGTGGCCCAGGCCCACGCCGGGCGGCGTGCCGGTGGTGATGACGTCGCCGGGCATCAGCGTCATGAACTGGCTTACGTAGCTGACCAACTTGGCGACACCGAAGATCATGGTCCGGGTGTTGCCGGTCTGCATGCGCTTGCCGTTCAGGTCCAGCCACAGGCCGAGCCTTTGCGGGTTGGGCACCTCGTCGCGCGTGACCAGCCAGGGGCCGATCGGGCCGAAGGTGTCGCAGCCCTTGCCCTTGTCCCACTGCGGGCCGCGTTCCAGCTGGTACTCGCGCTCGCTGACGTCGTTGATCACGCAGTAGCCAGCCACGTGGCCGAGCGCCTCCTTTTGCGAGACATAGCGCGCGCGCGTGCCGATGACCACGCCCAGTTCCACCTCCCAGTCGGTCTTGACCGAGCCCTTGGGCAGCATCACCGGATCGTTCGGGCCCTGAATGCAGGTGGTGGCCTTCATGAACACCACCGGCTCGGCCGGGATCGGCGCGCCGGACTCGGCCGCGTGGTCGGCGTAGTTCAGGCCGATGGCGATGAACTTGCCGACCTGGGCCACCGGGCTGCCGTAGCGCGGCGTGCCGCGCACCAGCGGCAGCTTGTCCGTTTTGATCTTGGCCAGTTTGGCCAGCGCGGCGTCGCCGAGCTGCTCGGGGCCGATGTCGGCCACCACGGCGCTGAGATCGCGCAACTGGTCGTTTGCATCGATGAGGCCCGGTTTTTCCTGGCCTGGGTTGCCATAACGCACGAGTTTCATGGGGGGATCTTTTAGCGAGGAGGGGAGAAAAAAATCAAAGCGGCTCAGATCGTGATGCCACCGTCGATGGCGTAGGCCTGGCCGGTGACGAAGCGCGACTCGTCGCTGGCGAGGAACACCACCAGTGGCGCGATCTCGGCCGCCTGCGCGATACGCCCCATCGGCTGGCGTGCGATGAAAGCCTGACGCGCGGCGGCCGGGTCGGCATTGGCATTGATGCGCTCGCCCAGCGAGGGCGTGTCCACCGTGCCGGGGCACACGGCATTGCAGCGGATGCCCTGGCCCACGTAGTCGGCGGCGATGCTCTTGGTCAGGCCAACCACGGCAGCCTTGGTGGTGCCGTAGACGCAGCGGTTGGGCAGGCCCTTCAGGCTGGAGCAGACGCTGGCCATGTTGACGATGCTGCCGCCGCCGGCGCGCAGCATCAGCGGCAGCGCGGCCTGGATCGTCCACAGCTGCGCGCGCACGTTCAGGCGAAAGGCAAAGTCCAGTTCGTCGTCGCTGGCCTGCAGCGCCGTGCCGTTGTGGACGACGCCGGCGCAATTGAACAGCACGTCGAGGGCCGGAAGGCTCTCGATCAGGCGGGCAATGGCCTGCTTGTCCAGCACGTCGAGCCGGGCGGTCCGCACGTTGGGCACGCCCTTGTAGCTGGCCAGCAGCGATTCGTTGACGTCGGTGGCCCAGACCTGCGCGCCCTCGGCCGCCATGGCGAGGGCGCTGGCATGGCCGATGCCTTGACCGGCCGCGGTCACGAGGGCTGTCTTGCCTTGCAGTCTCATGGCGATGGATCTTTCTGATAATCGGATGGGAGAGGCGTTCAATCGGCTTGCCCCATCGGCATGCCTCTTGAGGACGCTACTGGCCGGATCGGGACTTCACCTATTGAGCCGACCGAACAACGTGTGGTACTGTAAATTGGCCTTACCACTTTACCAATTGGGGATTACCCGCGGGGACTTGTCGCGTGCCACTTCAGACCGTCGAACCTCAGCGCCTTTACCGGCAAATCGCCAATCAGTTGCGCGCCCTGATCGACAACGGCGAGTTCGCCCCGGGCGCTCGGCTACCGGCCGAACGCGACCTGGCACAGCAGCTGGGCGTGAGCCGCCCGTCGGTGCGCGAGGCCCTGATCGCGCTGGAGGTCGAGCGCTGCGTGGAGGTGCGAACCGGCTCGGGCGTCTACGTGCTCGAGCGCACCAAACCAAGCGCGCCAGCGGCCGAGGCCACGGGTTGGGGCCCGCTCGAGCTGATCCGCGCGCGTCGCGCCATCGAGGGCGAGGTTGCCGCGCTCGCGGCTCGCAACGCGCGTGTGGCCGATGACGAGGCCATCGCCGATGCGATCACCGGCATGAAGGTCGAGATCGACCGAGGTGGTGCCATGCTGCAGGACAGCGACCGCGAATTCCACCTGGCCATCGCCCGTGCCGCCGGCAACGCCGTGCTGGCCGAGACGATCGAGGGTTACCTGGGCGCGCGCTACAGCACCTTGTCCAAGCGCCTGGGCGGTTATTTCGAAACCAGCCGCGCCTGGCGCACCACGGTCGACGAACACGAGCGCGTGCGCGCGGCGATCCTGGCGCGCAACCCCGAAGACGCCCGCAGCGCGATGATCGAGCACCTGGACAAGGTGCACCAGCGCTTCAGCGCGAGCTGGCGGCAGGCGCACCCGCCCGCGTGAGCGCGATCGCGCGGAGGGTGCCTTGCCAGCATAAATACCACCTGACCCGTCCTGCCCTGTGTTGACACCCGGACAGCTGAAGCAAGCCCGAGTTATCCGGCCAACGAGGCCCGATGCCCCGCATCGGGCGCTCGTATTTTCAGTGACGAATCGAACGCTTGATCGGGGATTTTCCGAAAGGCATTTTGTCCATGGTCGTGGCGAGCCACACCCGTCCGTCGAGCGACCCTAGCTGCCGCTGGTCAGCACTTGCTGGAAGAAATCGCGGATCGCTGCGGTGCAGTAGGGCCGCAACAGGAGACCGTGGTACAGCCCCATGGCGTTGGCCCCTGCGGCCGTCTTGCTGGCCTGGAAGCCGGCGTACAGCGCATCGCCTTGCGGCCCGGCGGGTAGCGTGGCACGCTTCTCGAAGTTGTAGACCGGCACCGTCACGTTGCGCGATGCAAAGTCGGCCTGCGCATCGATGGCGTTGAAGAAGGGGGCCGTGGGGTCCAGCTCGCCGCCACACAGCGCCATCGGGCTTTTGGGCGTCCAGCCCAGGATGGCGTTTTGCTGGATCCGGCTGCGCGTCGGGCTGGGGTTCAGCACGGCATTGCGGGTCCACTCGGTCAACAATCCGCCTTGGCCAAAGAGCTTGACGCCAGTCGGATCGTTCGCCGGCAGCTTGCCCTGGGACTGCAGGGTCGCGACCGGTACGTCGGACGGGAGCAGCGTCTCGGCCGTGGCCGCGAAAGGCGCCTGGAAGGCGTCGGCGGCCGTGGGGTACATGTCGCCATAGGTCT from Burkholderiaceae bacterium includes these protein-coding regions:
- a CDS encoding amino acid ABC transporter permease — encoded protein: MNHQQFLYLLQGALGTLMLSALTILAGGLTGLGVALARVSPARPVRLAAAAWIQVIQGTPLLVLMGLCFFGPNIAGIGSVPALLAAALAMAINASAFLGEIWRGCIQSVHKSQWEAAECLGLTRWQRMVKIVLPQALRIATPPTVGFLVQIIKNTSVASLVIGFAELSYNAKVLNNSTFQPFIYFGAAALLYFAMCYPLSRWSRALERKLNAGRH
- a CDS encoding amino acid ABC transporter permease, with the protein product MKYQFDFASVLAQWPLLLEGVWVTVQLSFLATVLGFVLGTLCAVGSGSRHAWLRRAVGAYVEAIRNTPLLIQSYFLIFGLSSIGLTMPILAGAVLALVVNIGAYTCEIIRAGIESVHKGQIEAAECLGLSSPQVFWHVVLRPAVERVYPALTSQFVLLMLATSIMSSVGAEELLGIASRIQSDTFRNFEIFVVLWVLYLGLSYLMRAGFWLLGQIVFTRRRKLGTPL
- a CDS encoding fumarylacetoacetate hydrolase family protein, coding for MKLVRYGNPGQEKPGLIDANDQLRDLSAVVADIGPEQLGDAALAKLAKIKTDKLPLVRGTPRYGSPVAQVGKFIAIGLNYADHAAESGAPIPAEPVVFMKATTCIQGPNDPVMLPKGSVKTDWEVELGVVIGTRARYVSQKEALGHVAGYCVINDVSEREYQLERGPQWDKGKGCDTFGPIGPWLVTRDEVPNPQRLGLWLDLNGKRMQTGNTRTMIFGVAKLVSYVSQFMTLMPGDVITTGTPPGVGLGHKPPLYLKKGDVMTLGIDGLGEQRQDVVAFRR
- a CDS encoding SDR family oxidoreductase, which gives rise to MRLQGKTALVTAAGQGIGHASALAMAAEGAQVWATDVNESLLASYKGVPNVRTARLDVLDKQAIARLIESLPALDVLFNCAGVVHNGTALQASDDELDFAFRLNVRAQLWTIQAALPLMLRAGGGSIVNMASVCSSLKGLPNRCVYGTTKAAVVGLTKSIAADYVGQGIRCNAVCPGTVDTPSLGERINANADPAAARQAFIARQPMGRIAQAAEIAPLVVFLASDESRFVTGQAYAIDGGITI
- a CDS encoding FadR family transcriptional regulator; protein product: MPLQTVEPQRLYRQIANQLRALIDNGEFAPGARLPAERDLAQQLGVSRPSVREALIALEVERCVEVRTGSGVYVLERTKPSAPAAEATGWGPLELIRARRAIEGEVAALAARNARVADDEAIADAITGMKVEIDRGGAMLQDSDREFHLAIARAAGNAVLAETIEGYLGARYSTLSKRLGGYFETSRAWRTTVDEHERVRAAILARNPEDARSAMIEHLDKVHQRFSASWRQAHPPA